From Bacillus sp. FSL K6-3431, the proteins below share one genomic window:
- a CDS encoding transposase gives MPKKRRTFSTEFKKQVVALYENEKSRQVIVSEYELTASALDRWIAPFQQSGSYQEKDNRSPEEQEWMKLRKRNKQLEMEVDILKQGALIWDKHRSDR, from the coding sequence ATGCCTAAAAAAAGACGTACCTTTTCAACCGAGTTTAAAAAACAAGTGGTGGCTTTATATGAAAATGAAAAAAGCCGTCAAGTAATTGTAAGCGAATATGAATTAACTGCTTCTGCATTAGACAGATGGATTGCTCCATTCCAACAGTCTGGATCTTATCAAGAGAAAGATAATCGAAGCCCTGAAGAACAAGAATGGATGAAGTTAAGAAAAAGAAATAAGCAGCTAGAAATGGAAGTCGATATTTTAAAGCAAGGCGCGCTGATCTGGGACAAACATAGAAGCGATAGATAG
- a CDS encoding hemolysin family protein, which produces MDITIIINLILVAFLIALTAFFVGAEFAVVKVRMSRIDQLILEGNKKAIIAKKLVDDLDYYLSACQLGITVTALGLGFLGEPTVERILHPVLHDLGMPDALSTVVSLAVALSLMTYLHVVIGELAPKTLAIQFAEKMTLLLAVPLYWFGKIMYPLIWSLNGSARVLLRIFGVKPADHEQAHSEDELKIIMAQSFQSGEINQTELSYMRNIFTFDERVAKDIMVPRTQMVTLSQSMNTDQILPILDNHQYTRYPVTDDGDKDQMLGYVNVKKMLTDNAVGRSKPLKESLQEMPHIHEITPLQDALVKMQKERVHIALVIDEYGGTAGMITMEDILEEIVGEIRDEFDVDEVPDIQQKSEDLYYISGRVLLSDLEERFGLTFKEIEDVDTIGGWVQLKNMNVNLEDAIEHEGHLLTVLEMDNYQILKIALHLNASKAESDT; this is translated from the coding sequence TTGGATATAACCATTATTATTAATTTAATCCTAGTGGCGTTTTTAATTGCACTTACGGCTTTTTTCGTAGGGGCGGAATTTGCGGTAGTAAAAGTAAGAATGTCTAGGATAGACCAATTAATCTTAGAAGGTAATAAAAAAGCAATTATTGCAAAAAAGTTAGTAGATGATCTAGACTATTACTTATCTGCATGTCAATTAGGAATTACAGTTACGGCTTTAGGGCTTGGATTTTTAGGAGAACCTACAGTTGAGAGGATTCTTCACCCGGTCTTACATGATTTAGGAATGCCTGATGCTCTGTCTACAGTTGTCTCTTTAGCTGTGGCGTTGTCGTTAATGACCTATTTGCATGTAGTAATAGGAGAATTGGCACCAAAAACATTGGCCATTCAATTCGCGGAAAAAATGACATTATTATTAGCTGTTCCTCTTTACTGGTTTGGAAAAATTATGTACCCTTTGATTTGGTCTTTAAATGGTTCTGCTAGAGTTTTACTTCGAATATTCGGGGTTAAACCGGCTGATCATGAGCAAGCCCACTCAGAAGATGAATTGAAAATTATTATGGCACAAAGTTTTCAAAGTGGTGAAATTAATCAAACTGAATTATCATACATGAGGAATATCTTTACTTTTGATGAGCGTGTTGCGAAAGATATTATGGTTCCTCGTACACAAATGGTGACATTATCCCAATCTATGAATACAGATCAGATTTTGCCCATCCTAGATAACCATCAATATACACGATACCCAGTCACGGACGATGGGGATAAAGACCAGATGCTTGGTTATGTTAATGTAAAAAAAATGTTGACCGATAATGCTGTTGGTCGTAGCAAACCATTAAAAGAAAGTCTCCAAGAAATGCCACATATCCATGAAATTACACCATTACAAGATGCACTTGTTAAGATGCAAAAAGAACGCGTTCATATAGCTCTTGTCATCGATGAATATGGTGGAACAGCGGGTATGATTACGATGGAAGATATATTAGAAGAAATAGTTGGAGAAATTCGTGATGAGTTCGATGTAGATGAAGTACCAGATATCCAACAAAAAAGCGAGGATCTCTACTATATCAGTGGCCGAGTTTTACTTTCTGATTTAGAGGAACGTTTCGGATTAACATTTAAAGAGATTGAAGATGTTGATACCATTGGTGGTTGGGTCCAACTTAAAAATATGAATGTTAATTTAGAGGATGCTATTGAACATGAAGGTCATCTTTTGACAGTTTTAGAAATGGATAACTATCAAATCCTAAAAATAGCGCTGCATTTGAATGCTTCAAAAGCAGAAAGCGATACCTAA
- a CDS encoding DUF3298 and DUF4163 domain-containing protein: MLNKFPVGIKTAEISSEQDKIVFYPQVCGVRNQDLERSINSTIVYQTQQLINEQVGNMPTTVEEMLGLYEIKNNQRQVLSLSLSNYTYHYHAAHGMTYIKSLTFDLQKGRISELKDLFRPGSDYVQRLSSLIDYQIKQRNILLLDGFTAIRPDQDFYIADKVLVIYFQLYEITPYVFGFPMFPISVFDLQDIIDENGPLGRMAVNN; the protein is encoded by the coding sequence ATGCTTAATAAGTTTCCAGTAGGCATTAAAACGGCTGAAATTAGTAGTGAGCAGGATAAGATAGTTTTTTATCCTCAAGTTTGTGGCGTGCGAAATCAAGATTTAGAAAGAAGCATTAATAGTACGATTGTGTATCAAACCCAGCAGCTCATAAACGAACAAGTTGGGAATATGCCGACAACAGTGGAAGAAATGCTAGGTTTATATGAAATTAAAAACAACCAGCGTCAAGTTTTAAGTCTTTCACTTTCCAATTACACCTACCATTATCATGCAGCCCATGGTATGACGTATATAAAGTCTTTAACGTTTGATCTGCAAAAGGGGAGGATTAGCGAACTTAAAGACCTATTTAGGCCCGGAAGTGACTATGTCCAAAGACTCTCGAGCTTAATTGATTATCAAATTAAACAGCGTAATATCCTGCTCCTCGATGGTTTCACAGCGATTCGTCCCGATCAAGACTTTTATATTGCGGATAAAGTTCTTGTTATCTATTTCCAGCTATATGAAATAACTCCTTATGTTTTTGGTTTCCCTATGTTTCCAATCTCCGTATTTGATTTACAGGATATCATTGATGAAAATGGCCCACTTGGACGAATGGCTGTTAATAATTAA
- a CDS encoding MerR family transcriptional regulator, with protein sequence MILGESLLRIGQVAKISGLSLRTIDYYTRNGLLEYSRSASNYRLYGQEVLQTIERIKLLKKQRLSLEEIKASIQTVNLPSKEKMIRDVQADIDSLQKRLSQLEETMRDASPEEKKLISQQIGNQLAVLVQLGMLF encoded by the coding sequence ATGATTCTTGGGGAGTCTTTACTTCGTATAGGTCAAGTTGCAAAGATTAGTGGATTGTCTCTGCGAACCATTGATTACTATACACGAAACGGATTGCTTGAGTATAGCCGATCTGCATCTAATTATCGACTGTATGGACAAGAAGTCCTTCAAACAATTGAACGTATCAAATTGTTAAAAAAACAACGGTTGTCTCTTGAGGAAATTAAAGCTTCTATTCAAACTGTTAATCTTCCATCTAAAGAAAAAATGATACGTGATGTTCAAGCAGATATTGATAGTCTACAGAAAAGATTATCTCAGTTGGAAGAAACAATGAGAGATGCTTCACCAGAAGAGAAAAAACTTATTTCTCAGCAAATAGGAAATCAACTGGCTGTTTTAGTACAGCTTGGAATGTTATTTTAA